Sequence from the Phragmites australis chromosome 6, lpPhrAust1.1, whole genome shotgun sequence genome:
GTGTGGGTACTTAGCTAATGTATAACCATTATGGATATTTGGAACAACGTTGGGGTTTCTGACaactagcaagaaagacctaaaaCAACCTTTTCAAGTTTCAGCAACTCTGACAAGATTACAGATTTGTTGAAATAATAGTTGTTCCTTTTAACATCCTAATTGAATGCTCAATTTATAGAAAACTAGAGTTCTAGTGAACCAGGTTTTATAGAACTATCTAGTAAATAACAGTAAGGAAATAGACGTAAAAGAAATCAAAACATGGAATAACACTTACGTCTTGTCTTTCCATATTTGGTCCTACTTTAGAACCGGTAAAATAAGTGTTGCGCTTATTATCTTAGCAATAGCAACAATATTACATATCTGTAGAAGCCAGAACACCAAATATGGAAAATTAACTGATGAGTCTTTGATGTAACTAGAACCtctttcattctttttttcttttcttttgaaagGAGTAGTTGAAACTCTATACCATCTTAGAAAGCTAATAAACAAAGCTCAAGAAATAGACATGATTTTCTTAGAAAAGACCCTAATATGTATTAAAtaatagttttttatataaaaaatcaagCTTTAGTAGGTAATGACAAACACAAGCTATCAAAAGGAATCCGACGTAAAGGGGACTCAAAGCTATCCTTCGTCGACTctaagtggtcgtagaagctaTTGTCGGAGAATCCGACATAAACATGAGcccgagacatgattaatcctgtGAAATAGAAGAAGGCTCCTACCTGATGCgtcaactgtcgaagattagttcctgacaatatgtccgtaaattgattgggtaccttcgagtgcagggattaatcacgagacgagacaatcgatgtatataAGTTCGGACctctgattggagtaataccctacgtcttgtgGGGGTGTTAttgccgtatattgatgatcttgagtacaagcaatgtggctaaaactattacagagaatagatcagatctaatctaacatAAGGCTAAAGTCACtgaatatcttctctgctagggtcttgattcttgcctcgagttctctcgCGTGTTTCGTGTTGTTCTCCCTCAGTCTTATAtagggtgaggtaccgactcctatccagtcgtAGTCGAAAGAGAGTTATCTTTCTtaacgtccaagtagataaatctgttttgaatactgatcgtatcgggttgggtaaccaatctaaaccttcatgatatgtacttccttaaTTCCTGGTATATCAGATACCGCTGATTCAGTTCCGTGATATTTAAAGCTTCATAATAtttgttgtacataccctgtctatgtgtgatatactccttatgcacaTATACTCTAAAAGTTAAATATTCGACAGATATCCCGTTGCTAGTAATAAAGTTACTTGGTTTTTGTTCGCATAATCTAAGCAGTCCGTGATTAAGTGACACATAGAGTATAGATGTTCCGATCGTGTTGCCAGCGAAAGAAGGGTAGTGTAAGggcatttgattatttttacCAATCCTACAGAGCGGTAATTACTGATATGTGAAGCCATTTAAGTCTCTGATAGTGGGTTAGAGTCGAATTTTTGTCACACAAGAGAGTTATAAATTACTTCTTTCGACTATAAATACTTATTATTTTAATCAAGATCTATTTGAACTTTTAGAATTTTAACcattaataatttttaaaatatttagtttagaaatataaaaatcacacgtatagatttatttttaaaaatatttttataatattatatttttattaaatatcataactatatttaaaaaaataatataaaaataatacagaaaaaattaaaaacgataaatatttatgatcgAAGAGAGAATTAAATTATCCTATCAAGAGGGTGTTATTAAAAGTGGCGATAGAATGGCTTACATGTTTGATCTGCATTCCTTGCTACGAATTTTCCGAAACTTTTTGCTCCTTCTcaaaattttccaataaaacgTTGAAGTTTTATTAAAGGAATACATGCGGTCATTTCCGTTCTCGTGCGTCTTTTTCTGGAAGTGGAGTAGCAGCCGAACATAAAAGCCGCCACCCACACCTGGAGGCATCTGGAGGCGAGTGGCgtcgcagccgcagccgcagccgcagccagCAGCGACCAGCTCCCCGCGGCGGCGAAGCACAGGAGCGAGGGGCGTCGAGCGAGATTGAGGCGCCGCCGATGGACCCGCCCGACGTCGAGATGGAGCCCGCGCAGTCCCAGCCCCAGCCTccgccggcggcgccggcaCCGGCAACAGGGGAGGGGTGGAGCATGCTGTCCCGCGCCCGCGCGCTGCTCGAGGAGGGCAAGCCGTCCCTCGCGCTGCAGGCGGTGAGACCTCTCTCCGTCTCCCTTCCTCGTTCCGTCTCCATTTTGCGTGATTGTGTGTCGTGCGCTCGTCTCCACCATCTCCAGGTCATGGGATGGGGAATCGTCGGGGTTTACGTCGCTCATCTTACCCGTCGGAGGTTGATCGATCGCTCGGTTAGACGATCGCTTCGGGTTTTCTCTGGTTCGATCTCGGTTAGGGTCGTCCTTTCCATGGCGTCTTCCCGGCTTGAGGCTTCGCACGGAGAGAGCGGAGGGGATTTAGGTGTGATCCGTTCTAGGTCTTAGGGTTTGGAATTAATTAGGTATGCTTCATTCTAGAGGATGCTATGGTTAGGTGCTTGGGTGCCTTCCTACTTTTGCACCTATTCCTTTCGGGTCTGCTGTCTACCTGTTTTTAGGCTACCAAAAAGGAGTATTCGCCCGCTTCTCCTCAAGAGGAGGAAGAATGGAACCTCGTCGATTTATGCACACATCTTGACTACCGCTGTTCTCCCCTCTCTGGAGCTCTTGTAACTTTTGCTCATCGAAATGTGTGGTTCCAGAATCCGTACTTCCAGTATGCTCGCTGCTCGTGGTGTTGAACAGGCAGCATGTTCCTCACCATTTCAATGTGCAATTCGCAAATGAATTATCAGTAGGATAGTGAGTAAGCACTGAAGGCATTGCGTACAGACACATGCAGTGTAATGAAAAGCTATTATGCTGATCCTAGTCAGCTCATCTGTCAGATTTCCTTCATACTGTTGATTTGAGTACAGTAGCTGATAAGACCTCGCAAATTGCATGCCTAACTCTGTTGGTATCATATGCATTGATAATTAGGGTCTGTTTCTGATACAGTTTCCATTTTCACTATGTCCTTTCCATTAGATTTTGTTCCCCTAATTTGTTTGCAATCCAGATAATGAAAGGTCGTGAAATGTAGTGGCTATCATTAGTAATCCTATTATCCATATGGCTTTAAATTTAGGAAATGTGGCTTACAGCTAAAGTTAATTTGTGAAAGATAATAACATTTAATCAAGCTTGTCTGAAGTGGAAAATTGCCTCACCTTTCCTCGCTCTGCCATAAAATTTGCTATTTATAAAGGTCCACATGAATTACATCAGTTAATGCTATCCATAGACTTTGCATGCTTCTAAAAGTTAGTCTTTTGTATTTTTTCTTTAGGACTTCCAAGGATATGGCACTCATCCAAGCTTAGGATGAGACACTACCACTCCCATATCTCACTGAATTGTGGCCCCATATTCAGCATGTCAGTGAGGCATGTAGTAGCACATTCTGAAACTTGATTTAGTGGAGTTGCATATCGTGGAAATCCCTTTTCCTTTCCCCTCTATTAACATGGAGATTTATTGATTTTCCCTTTTTGTAAATGCTATGTTTCTGATGATCGAACTATTGAGATTTTATCAAGCCATATTGATTTAAATAAAATGCTTAACATGCATTGGAGCATGATCTTAATTCAATGACAGCTTTGATGCACCTCAGCTTGTGCAGCCTCTTATATTCTTTGCAAAACTGGTGGTTTCCTATCTTATATGGGCAGAGTACACTTGATAATGTTTATTCTTCCACAATGTCAACCATTTTGGCCTTTCAAAAATGACCATCAAGACTAGGGGCGCAAGTGGGGCGGGCTATGCCGCTAATCAGCTGGGTCAGCCTGCACCGCGAGCCCACATTGCACCGCGAAGCAGGCTGCTTCGCTGAAGCGGTTTATGCGGGCAGAACTATGGGACCCAGCGGTGCTGTAAGCCCGCAACAACCATGAAACCTCAACTCGATGAGCGGAGGGGAGCTGCTGCGGAGGGCATCTATGCAAAGCATGGTGAGCCCCAGCCGCACCGTCGCCGACGAGTCCGCTGCCGCCCTTCTCGTCCATGCACCCTCCGCCTCTGCCCCCTCCAGATCGATTGGAACGAATCAATCCGTGAGCAGCGTGTGCAAGAATGGAAGgatcaagcaagcaagcaacctTGAAAGAGGCGGCGGCAAATGAAGAGAACAAAAGCTCGATCGGCTTCCATCCCCTTCCCTCTTTCCCAGTTCCCTGTGTAGATTTTTTAATTTccaatttctctttttttcttttgtcctTCTCCCTCTGCTAGTTCTCCAGCTGAGATGAAGAAAACTTTGTACTTCTGAAGCTAGGCATACCAACCAATACGCAGAGCAGAGAGTCCAGTAGGATCATCTCAAGGGTTGTTCTTGCATCCTCaaattaaattcatttttgtAAAGAGATTCCAAAAAAAGGATGAATCAATGAGAGAAATCATTCATTGTTTCTTGCAAAGTAGCTAGACTTCGCTCAGTTAAGCTCTAGTCAGTATTTTGATACAATACTCTAATCTAATGCTAGTCTGTTAGTATTAGCAGATGCTAATTTTTGTTGCGTTTGTTTGGGTTCTTGTTCAGGGGAGGGAGGATTAGAGAAGGCATAGAGCCATGGACGAAACATAATTACGATATGCTTACCTCGTCTGCAGCTAGCTGCAAGGCATGCGACGCTTTAGTGGGCCGCCGCGAAACCTGCAAAAACCTTTGCGGTTGCGTGGGGGTTGCCGCTTTTGTCCGCGTAGTGCTCGCGACTGCTGCGGAAGTGGGGCGAGCAGCCGCAACCCGCCCCACCTGCATCCTTAATCAAGACCTTTTACTGATGGTTAAGAGTAAAACTAAACGATAGAGCAGAAAAGGATTGAACGAGAAGAATTAGTGTTTACTACCTTGATAAAACTATTTGAGTCTACGGTGCTAATTTTTGACAGGGAGTACAGGAAAATATAGGTCTAAAGTAAATCTTACTACATATTTATTAGCATGCAATGTAGTATTAAAATTTTCATACCTGTTTGCATTGAACATCTATGGCATCGTACCTGATGCATCAGATGGATCCAAATGGAAATGCTTGACCTTTGTGAGGGTCGAAGTAGAAAGCTAGTGGAAAATGCTGTACTTCCCAACTGCAACAGTGCAGTACTTTGTTAGCACTTCCTGCCTGCTTCATAGCTATGTAAATGGAACTGACTTTTCACACTGACCACTAATAAACCTGTGCAAATTGTACCAGCAGTTCTACAATGTAATGTTATGCCCTCTTTCAAAAATGTAAGGTTATGCCCTTGTGGCCTGTGAGATCCCACAATTGTGGTGATGTGTCCCCATTATAAGTTTATAACATCGTAAGATTGGTTCCGGGTAATGGATCTAACACTTGCAATGTGACAAGTTAATCAAACATTCTGTTTGTATTTTAATGgaattttcatttttatccttttttaaGACTTCTGTTTCACTGCTTTTTTCTTACGTATCTCATTGAGTGAGACTGACTGCTGCTTGTTTGTGATGTATTATGATGGGACCTGTGATAATTAATGCTAGCCGTTCAAGCTTTCCTTGTTTCATGAAGGCTCATTTCTCTctgttatttttttttggcagatcTTTTCTCTGTTATTGATTCTGAAATTCTAAATTTATGCAGGTTCTCCTGGCCATAAGATCTCAAGGTGGTGAACAAGCTCTCGTCCAGACATTGAACCGTGCGCGTGAACTCTATACTCAGAGATCGCAGGCCACTGCTAGTGTTGATGAGCTCGCCTCTTTGCTTGCACAATGTGCTATAGCAGAGGCTCAGTCAACAAATGCTCACCCTCCACAAGGACCTGGATCTGACCCTGTCATGATGTTGGATTCTGATGAGGCTTgcattcttgctgagagtggaAGGAAGCAGATCATCTTGGATGCGTTTGCCGATGGAAGCAGCTTCATTTGCTTGAAATGTGGTGGGCTATTTAGCACATCTCGCAAAGATGAGCACTTGGCCTACTGGTGCGGGACTGCATGATCCTGGTGACATATCTGTGGTCACCCCAAGCGATGATCATGATACCCGTGAGATTTTGTAAAAACATCTTTCTCTTCCGATTACCGCTCCTTTACTACTGGGATGCCAGAGATGCATCTTCTGTTCACCGTAGCAAATGCATTGCCAACGCCAAACATTATGAAGTAAAAGAATTCCATCCCTATCCTTTGTATTGTTTTGACCTTTTTGCTGATGGAAGGTGTTGAGATGTTTGGCATGGTCGTTAAATTCCAATAGTAAATTTCTTGTGGTTAACTTGGACAACGCAAAATTGGGTACCTATAAACAAATCTGCAAGGAGGTAGAGCTTTGCTATCCCTACCTGCTGCGATGAACAGTTTGTTTTGGTTTTATGTTTTACTTCCTCTTTACCAACTCCCTTTTGCTTGGAGGACCAACCCAAGCTTATATGAGTTTGTTACTGCTGTGAACAACCGTATTTTGCAGGTTAGAATTACTTCATGTGAATGCGAAATAGTTCAGAACTGCACAAAGTGTAGGCAGCGTGCGTTTCATGTCCGTTTTTGCCGAGGCTTCACTCGAAGGCAACAGAGAGGAATAGACTGACAGCCACTTCACGTCTGCAACTTTAGTTCATGTCACGCCTGTGGCTTAAATTCTAAGTGTTTGCTGATATAATCTTGCTATCAGTAAAGGGATTCCAGTCTTCTTTTCTTCAACATTTTTCTCACCAAACCTGATATATTCTATTGGCTGCTTCTGTTTCATGTCTGGTGATGGACAGAAGGCTGCTGATTGCCCTTCCAAAATGTGGAGCCATCTTCTGTTGCTTTTCAAGCAATTAATGGTGCCCTTCTATCATCAGGTAATGGCAATTTGGTACAGTGTGTTCCTTACCAAAAACCATGAGTCCTTACTAATCCTAGTAGTGTCATGACTAGGTAGCTATGAGACAATGCACAGTAAGTTCTTTCCCGCTCTTGGGCTGTTTGGAATGCAGGAATTTCACAGATAATTTGAAGAAATTTATAGGAAACAATTCAAATCAGGAATTGAGAAAAATTCTCGCATTCCAATCGGGCCTGTATGGCCACTGAACAATCTCTGGTTGAGttcattttcttgttttttaaCTGAATGACTGAGCTAAAATGAATATGTGTGTTGCTGTTAGAAGTTAAAACAAGATTTGGTACATTTTATCTTCAGAGAAAGACCTGGTGTCTAAATCAAAGGAGTGCCATCCAAACCTACCTAAATTTGAGCACCTCTGAAGCAAACCTGCAGGTTGCAACTCTCAAGCAATTTTTAACCTAGCTTGATTTCCTGCCAAACATGCCAACTACTAATCCAACACAGGCTTATTTTACTTTGCTTAATTAAGTTAGCTTAGCCTGTCAGTCAGTCTGTCTGTCTGTCCCAACCCCCATCCCATCCCAACCTCCATTCCTTCCTTCCttgccacacacacacacacacacctgaACATGTCAGTGTGAGTGATCCTTCTATCTGCACCACCTCATCCTCTAAACCTTATTAGCCCCACAAGACAAGCACGCagaagcagaggaggaggaggaaggagaaggagaaggagatgaAGCCAATGGCCGGGCCGAAGCTGCTCGTCGTCCACACGTCGTCGAACAAGGCGGTGAACGGCGTGGCGTTGACATCGCCGGCGTCGCCCATGCCGTTTCTTGGCTCGTCCCGGTGCCTGTGGCTGGTGGTTTTCCTGGCTTTGTTCACCTGCGTGTCCCTCCTCACCGTGTTCTCCACGGCGCGCGCCTCGGCCGGGGCAGCGTACCA
This genomic interval carries:
- the LOC133922643 gene encoding uncharacterized protein LOC133922643 produces the protein MDPPDVEMEPAQSQPQPPPAAPAPATGEGWSMLSRARALLEEGKPSLALQAVLLAIRSQGGEQALVQTLNRARELYTQRSQATASVDELASLLAQCAIAEAQSTNAHPPQGPGSDPVMMLDSDEACILAESGRKQIILDAFADGSSFICLKCGGLFSTSRKDEHLAYWCGTA